The genome window TTAATCCTCCTCTCAGGACAAAAAAAGATGTAGAAGCAATTATAGAGGGCTTGAAAGATGGTACCATAGACATAATTGCGACAGATCATGCTCCTCATCATATAGACGAAAAACGTGTTGAATTCAGCGTTGCTGCAAACGGAATTGTTGGTTTTGAAACAGCACTGCCGCTGGCAATTACGTACCTTGTACAACCTGGACATTTGACAATGGAACAGCTGGTAGAAAAAATGTGTGTAAACCCTTCAAAAATATTAGGATTGAATAAAGGGTCTATAGACGTAGGAAGAAGTGCAGATATTGCAATAATTGACACTGAAGAAGAATATGTCGTTGATATAGAAAAGTTTCAATCAAAAAGTAAAAACTCACCGTTTGACGGTTTTAAGTTGAAGGGTACAGTAAATTGTACAATTGTAAATGGAAAAGTAGTAGTACGTGAAAAAGTGTTATTATAAGGAGTTGAAGTATGTTTATTGACAGTCTTATAGAAAACATTAAGGCGAAGAACAATCCGACTGTTGTTGGGTTGGATCCAAGGATTGAGTATGTTCCACAGTATATAAAAAATAAAGCCTTTGAAGAGTATGGAAACAACCTGAACGGTGTTGCCGAGGCCATATGGGAGTTTAACAAGGGAATAATAGATGCAGTTTGCGATATAGTACCCGCTGTAAAGCCGCAGTTAGCCTACTATGAAATGTATGGACTTGACGGTATAGAAGTTTTTGAACGGACAATAAGGTATGCCAGAGAAAACGGTATGCTTGTTATAGCTGACGGAAAGAGAAATGATATTGGAAGTACTGCTGAAGCATACTCTACTGCATACCTTGGGAAAACAAAACTTGAGGGTGATAACTATACAGCAGCATTTGAGACTGATGCATTGACAGTAAGTCCGTATCTTGGTGTAGATGGGGTAAAGCCTTTTATAGATGATTGTAAAAACTACGGAAAGGGCATTTTCATACTGGTCAAGACTTCAAACAAATCATCAGGACAGCTACAGGATTTGATTACACAGGATGGTAAGCATATTTATGAAATAATGGCTGCATTGGTCAATGAATGGGGTAATGATGTGAAAGGAAAGTATGGATATAGCAGCGTAGGTGCTGTTGTAGGTGCTACTTATCCCGAACAGGCAAAAGTCTTAAGAAAGATAATGAAGAATGCATATATTCTTGTACCAGGATACGGAGCACAGGGTGGAACGGCGCAGGATATAGTAAGCTCATTTAATGAGGATGGGCTGGGCGCAATAGTAAATGCATCCAGAAGCATCATGTGTGCCTATAAGGCGGATTTATGGAAGAGCAATTTCAGTGAGGAAAGATATAGTGAGGCTTGCAGAGCAGAAGCATTAAGAATGAAAGATGACATAAACGCTGCGATAAAAGCGGCCTATGGAAAGTAACCGCACAGGTCACAGAAATACTCATGTAAAAAAGGCAATTAATTAGTAATTAGCCTATAATATAGATTTAAGGGGTGTAATAAATGAAGGCGATATTGGCGCTTGAAGATGGTACGGTTTTTCATGGTAACAGCTTTGGGATAGAAGGCGAAATAATTGGAGAAATAGTATTTAATACAGGAATGACAGGATACCAGGAGGTTCTGACAGATCCATCGTACTGTGGTCAGATTGTTACGATGACATATCCACTTATAGGCAA of Clostridia bacterium contains these proteins:
- the pyrF gene encoding orotidine-5'-phosphate decarboxylase, giving the protein MFIDSLIENIKAKNNPTVVGLDPRIEYVPQYIKNKAFEEYGNNLNGVAEAIWEFNKGIIDAVCDIVPAVKPQLAYYEMYGLDGIEVFERTIRYARENGMLVIADGKRNDIGSTAEAYSTAYLGKTKLEGDNYTAAFETDALTVSPYLGVDGVKPFIDDCKNYGKGIFILVKTSNKSSGQLQDLITQDGKHIYEIMAALVNEWGNDVKGKYGYSSVGAVVGATYPEQAKVLRKIMKNAYILVPGYGAQGGTAQDIVSSFNEDGLGAIVNASRSIMCAYKADLWKSNFSEERYSEACRAEALRMKDDINAAIKAAYGK